The DNA segment GCTTCATCTGCGGGTCGGCCCAAGGGAACCAACTGCCACCGGCGATGGAATACAGCATCAGAACGCCGTAACAGCCCACCGCAATCAGCAGCGCGACCAAAGGCCAGTTCAGATACAGAACCTTGGCAAGCCCCGCAGGCATCCGCTTGGTGTTGTATTCAAGATAGCTCATGCGCGACTGATCCGCATGTCTTCGGGTTTGCGCAAGCGCTCTTGCATTTCCTGTTGCTCGGAATGAATGCGGTTGCGTTGCGGGGCAGGGTAGGCGGAAAGCGGTGGCACACCGCCATTCAACGCGGCCAGCATGATGTCGCGCCCGATCGGGGCTGCCGTTGACGATCCGCCGCCCCCATGTTCGACCACGATGGAAACCGCAATACGCGGTGCCTCGACCGGGGCGTAATTGACAAACAGCGCGTGGTTGCGCCGGTTCCAAGGCAGATCTTCTTGCCTGCGCACCCCCGCGTCGCGTTCGGCGCGCGTGATCGAGAACACCTGACTGGTGCCGGTCTTGCCTGCCATCACCTGATCATCCGCGACCACGCGCGAAGAATAGGCCGTGCCGCGCCGGTCATTGACAGTCTCGCTCATCCCGCGCCGGATCAGGCGCAGCCATTCGGGGCGCAGGTCAAGGCTTGCGGCCTCGGGCAGCGCGCTCTCTGCGGGGTCGCGCATCAACCGAGGCAGAATGGCTTTGTTTGACGCCAGACGTGCAGTCATGACAGCAAGCTGCAACGGCGTTGTCAGCACAAAACCCTGCCCGATCGAGGCATTGACTGTGTCCCCGATACGCCATTCGGAATTGCGGTTGTTGCGTTTCCATTCGCGCGTGGGGTTCAGCCCGCTCGCCACGGATGTGATGGGTAGATCATAGCGTATGCCCAGACCAAGCCGCGTCGACATCTCGTTGATCTTGTCGATGCCGCACCGTTGCGCCATTTCATACATGTAGACGTCGCAGCTTTCCGACAGCGCCGAGACAAGGTTCACGCGGCCATGCCCGCCACGTTTCCAGCAATGGAAACGATTGCCCGACACATCCATATGACCGGGGCAGAACACGCGCTCTTGCCCATCGGTGACGCCTGCGTCCAGCGCGGCCAGTGCTGTGACCATCTTGAAGGTTGAACCGGGCGGATACATGCCCTGCACGGTTTTATTCACCAAGGGCCGGTATTCATTGTCCAGCAACCCACGAAAATCGGTGGTGGAGATTCCGCGTACGAACAGATTGGGGTCAAAGCTGGGCCCAGAGGCCAGCGCCAGAATATCGCCGCTTTCGATGTCCATAACGACCGCCGCCGCACTGTGCCCGTGCAACCGCTCCAGCGCATAGTTTTGCAGGCGTGCATCCAGCGTCAGATGCACATTTCCGCCCGGCGTGCCCTCAACCCTGTCCAACTCGCGCATGACGCGGCCGACCGAGTTTACTTCCACACGTTGCGAGCCCGCGCGCCCGCGTAGCCGGTCTTCGGCCATCCGCTCGACCCCGCTTTTGCCGATCTGAAAGCGCGGGATCATCAAGACCGGATCAGGCGCTTCGAGCGCTTCAAGGTCGCGTTCTGATACAGGGCCGACATACCCCACCACATGCGCTGTGTCCTCGCGCAGCGGATAGTTCCGCGACAGGCCCATTTCCGGCGTGACACCGGGCAAAGCCGGCGCGTTCGAGGCAACGCGACTGATTTCTTCCCAACTCAGTCGCTCTGCCACAGTGACCGGCACGAATGGCCGGTTGCGCAACATGTCGCGACGCGCACGTTCAATGTCTTCTTCGCTTAGCGGGATCAGGCGGGCAAGTCGGGCCAGCACAAGATCAATATCGCCTGCGTCATCGCGCTTGATGACGACGCGGTAATTCTGTTCATTCCCGGCCAGCATCACGCCATTGCGATCCACGATCAGGCCGCGCGTAGGCGGCAGCAGGCGCAGGTTGATGCGGTTCTCTTCGGCCAGCAGGTGATACTGCTCTGACTGGTTCAGTTGCATGTCCCGCAACCGCCAGAACAGCGTGCCCGCCACCCCGACTTGCAAGCCCCCCAAAAGCAGTCCACGGCGACTGATGACACGCCTGCTTAAGTCCTGTTCGCGTTCCGAGCGTTTCACAATCTCTGCCCCAAAGAATCTACTTCGCCCGTTGCTGGTTTGCGCAGCCCGAAAATGAAATGCGACACTGCGACCACAACAGGGTAGGCCGCCACCGTGCCCAGAAACTGCACAAAGCTCAAGCCAAGTGGGGCTTGTGGCATCATCACAATCGCGAGCATTGCGCGGTTGGCCAAAAACATTGTCAGCATCAGCCCGATCACAAGCAGAAATTCCAGCCAGAACCCGTAGCCGCGCAATTGCTCGGTTCTGGTGCGCAGGTATTCGCTTCCCAGCAGGACAATCAGCGCCCACAGCCCCGGCGGGCGCAGCAAAAGAATATCTTCAATAAAGAAATATCCGACGATGATCGGCGCAGGCAGCATGTCGGGGCGTCTGACCACCCAAGCAAGCGTCAGACATAACAGGAAATCGGGCGCGGGCAGGCTTCCAAGGGTGAAGCCGATGCTTGATCCGGGAATCGCATCCTGCCCGGCCAGGTCATGTGAAATGCCGTAACTGCCCAAGGGCAACAGCCGGTAGAATGTCATCAGCGCGGCAAGCCCCAGAAACAAGGACACATAGAGCAGCCGCTGGGTCTGGCGCCGTTCAACCATCGCCGGCATCGCTTTGCAGGGGCGGGATCAAAGTGTCCGGCTCTTCAAGCTCCAAGGGATTTAATTCCAATTGGTCGGGTGCGATAAGATCGCCTGTGTCGACAATCCGCTCCATCGGGCGCGAACGCAGAACGCGCAGAAATTCCAGACGTCCGAAATCCGCAGAAATACGGACCCGCAATCTGCGATCACTTGTTGCCACCACTTCGCCCACAAGAATGCCCGCAGGAAAAACACCGCCATCATCGGAACTGATTACCCTGTCGCCAGGGCGCAGGTCGTCGGGGGATTCGATGAATTCCAGGATTGGAAAGGCCGAGTTGTCGCCAATCAGCATTGCGCGCTGGCCAGAGGGTTGAATAACCACCGGAACAGCGCTGGCCGTATCTGTTAGCAACACAACCCGCGACGTGCGTTGTCCGACCCCCGCAATGCGCCCCGCCAGCCCCAGCCCATCCATCACCGCCCAGCCGTCCCGCACCCCATCGCGCGCGCCGACATTCAGCAACACAGACTTGCGGAAGGGAGAGCCGCTATCAGCCATCACAACGCCTGTCACATGCGTCAATTGCGGATCAAGCCGCACTTGATTGAGGTCCAGCAATTGTGCGTTGCGTTGCTCCAGTTGCAGCGCCGCCTCGCGCCATGCGCGCATTTGTTGCAATTCGCGCCGCAATTCCTGATTTTGCTCGATGATCCGCGCATAGGAGCGGAAATTTTCGGCCAGTGCCACGCCGCGCGCAACAGGGCGCATCGCCCAGTCAAATGACGGGACGACACGGTCAATGACGGCCATGCGGAACTGCTCAACCCGTGGGCTGTCAATGCGCCATACGATAAAGATCAGCAGCATCAACGTCGCCAGCAACCCGATCAGGATGCGCCGAACCGGGCGGATAAAATCCTGATCCTGTCTGCGATCTTCTGCCACGCGCTACACCCTGTGACGCGCCCCGTCAGCTGTCATAATCAATGGCGTGACGAAGCTGTTTTTCATATTCAAGCGCCTTGCCAGTGCCGATGGCGACGCAATTCAGCGCCTCATCTGCAACCGATATGGACAAGCCAGTCTGCTCGCGCAGCGCCAGATCCAACTCGCCCAGCAATGCGCCGCCGCCTGTCAGCATGACACCGCGGTCCACGATATCGGCGGCCAGATCGGGCGGCGTTGTTTCCAGCGCGATCATCACCGCCTCGCAGATTGTGGTCACGGTTTCGGACAGGGCCTCTGCGACTTGCGCCTGTGTGATCTCGGCTTCTTTTGGCACACCGTTCAGCAGGTCACGCCCGCGCACCAGCATGGATTTTCCGCGCCCGTCATCGGGCATGCGTGCCGTGCCAATGGCGCATTTGATCTTTTCGGCGGTTGATTCGCCGATCAGCAGGTTCTGGTTGCGACGCAAAAAGCTGACAATCGCCTCGTCCATGCGGTCGCCACCCACCCGCACCGAACGGGCATAGACGATATCACCCAAGGACAGCACCGCCACTTCCGTGGTGCCGCCGCCAATATCCACCACCATAGAGCCGGTCGGGTCAGTGATGGGCATACCGGCACCGATTGCCGCTGCAATGGGTTCGGAAATCAGCCCCGCACGCCGCGCGCCTGCCGACAACACAGACTGACGGATCGCGCGCTTTTCAACAGGTGTGGCGCCGTAGGGCACGCAAACAATCACTTTTG comes from the Roseinatronobacter monicus genome and includes:
- a CDS encoding rod shape-determining protein MreD; the protein is MVERRQTQRLLYVSLFLGLAALMTFYRLLPLGSYGISHDLAGQDAIPGSSIGFTLGSLPAPDFLLCLTLAWVVRRPDMLPAPIIVGYFFIEDILLLRPPGLWALIVLLGSEYLRTRTEQLRGYGFWLEFLLVIGLMLTMFLANRAMLAIVMMPQAPLGLSFVQFLGTVAAYPVVVAVSHFIFGLRKPATGEVDSLGQRL
- the mreC gene encoding rod shape-determining protein MreC codes for the protein MAEDRRQDQDFIRPVRRILIGLLATLMLLIFIVWRIDSPRVEQFRMAVIDRVVPSFDWAMRPVARGVALAENFRSYARIIEQNQELRRELQQMRAWREAALQLEQRNAQLLDLNQVRLDPQLTHVTGVVMADSGSPFRKSVLLNVGARDGVRDGWAVMDGLGLAGRIAGVGQRTSRVVLLTDTASAVPVVIQPSGQRAMLIGDNSAFPILEFIESPDDLRPGDRVISSDDGGVFPAGILVGEVVATSDRRLRVRISADFGRLEFLRVLRSRPMERIVDTGDLIAPDQLELNPLELEEPDTLIPPLQSDAGDG
- the mrdA gene encoding penicillin-binding protein 2; this encodes MKRSEREQDLSRRVISRRGLLLGGLQVGVAGTLFWRLRDMQLNQSEQYHLLAEENRINLRLLPPTRGLIVDRNGVMLAGNEQNYRVVIKRDDAGDIDLVLARLARLIPLSEEDIERARRDMLRNRPFVPVTVAERLSWEEISRVASNAPALPGVTPEMGLSRNYPLREDTAHVVGYVGPVSERDLEALEAPDPVLMIPRFQIGKSGVERMAEDRLRGRAGSQRVEVNSVGRVMRELDRVEGTPGGNVHLTLDARLQNYALERLHGHSAAAVVMDIESGDILALASGPSFDPNLFVRGISTTDFRGLLDNEYRPLVNKTVQGMYPPGSTFKMVTALAALDAGVTDGQERVFCPGHMDVSGNRFHCWKRGGHGRVNLVSALSESCDVYMYEMAQRCGIDKINEMSTRLGLGIRYDLPITSVASGLNPTREWKRNNRNSEWRIGDTVNASIGQGFVLTTPLQLAVMTARLASNKAILPRLMRDPAESALPEAASLDLRPEWLRLIRRGMSETVNDRRGTAYSSRVVADDQVMAGKTGTSQVFSITRAERDAGVRRQEDLPWNRRNHALFVNYAPVEAPRIAVSIVVEHGGGGSSTAAPIGRDIMLAALNGGVPPLSAYPAPQRNRIHSEQQEMQERLRKPEDMRISRA
- a CDS encoding rod shape-determining protein, whose product is MKFFPSLFSSDMAIDLGTANTLVYVKGRGIILNEPSVVAYHSKDGRKAVLAVGEDAKLMLGRTPGSIEAIRPMRDGVIADFDVAEEMIKHFIRKVHRNTVFSKPKVIVCVPYGATPVEKRAIRQSVLSAGARRAGLISEPIAAAIGAGMPITDPTGSMVVDIGGGTTEVAVLSLGDIVYARSVRVGGDRMDEAIVSFLRRNQNLLIGESTAEKIKCAIGTARMPDDGRGKSMLVRGRDLLNGVPKEAEITQAQVAEALSETVTTICEAVMIALETTPPDLAADIVDRGVMLTGGGALLGELDLALREQTGLSISVADEALNCVAIGTGKALEYEKQLRHAIDYDS